The following coding sequences lie in one Gadus morhua chromosome 20, gadMor3.0, whole genome shotgun sequence genomic window:
- the ubxn4 gene encoding UBX domain-containing protein 4, producing MRWFEGSIPAAIASAKQQSLVFVVVITGEDEQSAQLQSSWEEDKVSEAAHNCCVAIKVDAKSETCTQFSQIYPVVCVPSSFFIGENGIPLEVVAGSVSAEDLLKRITKVQQMHLEQISSGGAAMPVVPMETTMSACVVPEPILAPAAAEDPAASPPEAGRSTPLPSNATAAGPSEEPLSRQAGGAGSHSEAATPGEEKSSSSDEAAHSSQPQENLDTKVDRLTKKLEDRREQKKKGEEEEEVRREMERRKQGKEMLDFKKQQEDDKTRRIMDERNREKAEEKAARDRVKQQIALDRADRAARYAKNQEEVEAARQAALQARQVEQEAKKDAAVRERSAIARIQFRLPDGSFFTNQFPAESLLLDAREFAVQETGHRYGNFSMATMFPRREFTSEDLNKSLLELELAPSASVVLLPQSSRASNMVRQAQGGGFWAILEHILSPLLAVWRYISGLIAPSPPPPAGEATGSGPAQPGASGGQPNRETLRKRTHEKRQEEFKKDGKIYRLRTQEDSEDDTNTWNGNSTQQM from the exons ATGCGTTGGTTTGAAGGCTCCATTCCTGCTGCCATTGCCTCCGCCAAACAACAGAGTTTGGTGTTTGTCGTTGTGATCACAG GCGAAGATGAGCAGTCCGCGCAGTTGCAATCGAGCTGGGAGGAAGACAAAGTGTCAGAAGCGGCACATAATTGCTGTGTGGCAATAAAAGTGGATGCAAAGAG tgagacatgcacacaattctCCCAGATCT ACCCTGTGGTGTGCGTACCATCAAGCTTCTTCATCGGGGAGAACGGGATTCCTCTGGAGGTCGTCGCTGGCAGTGTGTCCGCAGAGGATCTCCTCAAGAGGATTACCAAAGTCCAACAG ATGCACCTTGAGCAGATTAGCAGCGGTGGAGCGGCAATGCCAGTGGTTCCCATGGAGACCACAATGTCCGCCTGCGTAGTGCCAGAACCCATCCTGGcacctgcagcagcagaagacCCTGCTGCTTCTCCTCCAGAGGCTGGAAGGAGCACACCCCTGCCATCTAATGCCACAGCCGCAGGCCCTTCAGAAG AACCTCTCTCAAGGCAAGCGGGAGGAGCCGGCTCCCATTCGGAGGCGGCCACCCCCGGGGAGGAGAAGAGTTCATCGTCAGACGAGGCCGCGCACAGCTCTCAGCCCCAGGAGAACCTCGACACAAAGGTGGACAG GTTGACAAAGAAACTGGAGGACAGACGAGAGCAGAaaaagaagggagaggaagag gaggaggtccGTAGGGAGATGGAGCGGAGGAAGCAGGGCAAGGAGATGCTGGACTTCAAGAAGCAGCAGGAGGACGACAAGACCCGCCGCATCATGGACGAGAGGAACAGGGAGAAGGCGGAGGAGAAGGCCGCCAGGGACCGCGTGAAGCAGCAGATCGCCTtg GACCGGGCAGACAGAGCGGCCCGCTACGCCaagaaccaggaggaggtggaggccgcCAGGCAGGCGGCGCTGCAGGCCAggcaggtggagcaggaggcgaAGAAGGATGCTGCAGTCCGGGAGCGGAG TGCCATAGCGAGGATACAGTTCCGTCTGCCGGACGGCTCCTTCTTCACCAATCAGTTTCCTGCAGAGAGCCTGCTGCTAGACGCCCGGGAGTTTGCGGTCCAG GAGACGGGCCATCGCTACGGTAACTTCTCCATGGCGACCATGTTCCCACGCCGCGAGTTCACCAGCGAGGACCTCAACAAgagcctgctggagctggagctggcccCCAGTGCCTCTGTAGTGCTGCTCCCA CAGTCGAGCAGGGCGTCCAACATGGTGCGCCAGGCCCAAGGAGGCGGCTTCTGGGCCATCCTGGAACACATCCTCTCCCCACTGCTGGCAGTCTGGAGGTACATCAGCGGCCTCATCGCCCCAAGCCCACCGCCTCCGGCCGGGGAGGCCACCGGCAGTGGGCCCGCCCAGCCTGGTGCCTCCGGGGGCCAACCAAACAG AGAAACCCTTCGCAAGCGCACACATGAGAAGCGGCAAGAGGAGTTCAAGAAAGACGGCAAAATCTACAGACTACGGACACAGGAGGACAGCGAGGACGACACAAACACCTGGAACGGCAACTCCACCCAGCAGATGTAG